Sequence from the Deinococcus malanensis genome:
ATGAACCGGCTGACCGGCGACCTGAGTGCCGTGCGCGAAATGCTGGGCTTTGGCGTCTGGCAGATTGTCAACATTCTCTCGGGCTTCCTGACGGCGTTTGCGGTCATGTTCAGCCTGAGCTGGCAGCTGACCCTGATTGTCATTGCGGTGTTGCCGATCATTGTGGGCGTACTGTCCTACCTCGCGAGGCTGATTAACGCGCGCCACAAGCTGGCTCAGGAGCAGAACTCGCTGATCGCGGCCCGGGCCCAGGAGAACTTCAGTGGCGCGAGGGTGGTCAAGGGCTACGCCATTGAGGACCGCGAGATCGAGGACTACCGCACCATGAACCTGGAACTTCTGCGGCGCAATATCGCCCTGACCAAGGTGGACGGCCCACTGCGCTCGTTTACCAGCCTGCTGCTGGGCCTGGCTTTTGGTCTGATCCTGCTGTACGGCGGCCGGATGATCCTGAGTGACCGCAGTGGCTTCACGCCTGGCATGCTGGTGCAGTTCCTGCTCACCCTGGAACGGCTGACCTTCCCGATGCTGATGGTGGGCTGGATTACCGGCGTCACGCAGCGTGGCCTGGCCTCGTGGGTGCGCCTACGCGAGATGCTGGACGCCCGCCCGCAGGTCTTTGATATCCCGGGGCGTACGGACTACGGAATCCGGCGCATCCGGGGTGACGTAAGCTTTAACCAGGTCTCGGTTCGTTATGGACAGGCGACCGTGCTGAAGGACGTGACCCTGGAGATTCCTGCCGGCACCTTCCTGGGGGTCACTGGCCCCACGGGTAGCGGCAAGACCGTCCTGGCCCAGCTGATCACCCGCAGCATGGACGCCACAAGCGGCGTGGTGCGGATAGACGGCCAAGATGTGCGGGTCGTTCCCCTGAAGGTCCTGCGTGAGGCCATCAGCGTGGTTCCGCAGGAGCCCTTCCTGTTCAGTGACACCATCGCCAACAACATCGGCTTCGGAGTGGAGGATCAGGAATTACCGATTGTCCCGGCTGGCGTGAGTGTGGTCGGGATGCCTCTGCCACCGCATATACCGCAGAACCCGGACCCCGAGCGGGTGCGCGACGCTGCGCGACTGGCGGGGTTGCTGGACGATGTCGAATCCTTCCCGGACGGCTTTGACACCATGCTGGGCGAACGCGGGGTGACCCTCTCGGGTGGACAGCGCCAGCGCACCGCCATAGCGCGTGCCATCGTGCGCCAGCCACAGATCCTGATTCTGGACGACAGCCTGTCGGCGGTGGACACCGAGACCGAGCGCCGCATCCTGGACGGTCTGCGCGAGATCAGCCAGGGTCGCACGGTGATTCTGATCGCGCACCGCATCAGTACCCTGCGGCACGCCGACCGCATCGTGGTGCTGGAGGGCGGGCGCCTGACCGAACAGGGAAGCCATGACGAGTTGCTGGCCCTGGGCGGGCACTACGCCGAGCTGGAACGGCTGCAGCGCCTGGCCAGTGACCTTGACCGTGACGACGAGGCCGTGGCGGACCCGGAGGACGCTGCCGACCGCCTGGAACATGACCTTCCCCGCGCCAGTGAGGTGACGCGATGACTCCCCCCGAAGCCGATATCGACCAGAAG
This genomic interval carries:
- a CDS encoding ABC transporter ATP-binding protein yields the protein MDSFRTLWPYLLMHRRQYIIGLLAVVVANSVSLLPAYLIRLTIDGLTGQVDTDAATAGLTLSQVGWYALGMVAAAATAGGFMLVMRRMIVIASRQTEYEVRRDIFTHLQTLDKHYYDRARTGDLMNRLTGDLSAVREMLGFGVWQIVNILSGFLTAFAVMFSLSWQLTLIVIAVLPIIVGVLSYLARLINARHKLAQEQNSLIAARAQENFSGARVVKGYAIEDREIEDYRTMNLELLRRNIALTKVDGPLRSFTSLLLGLAFGLILLYGGRMILSDRSGFTPGMLVQFLLTLERLTFPMLMVGWITGVTQRGLASWVRLREMLDARPQVFDIPGRTDYGIRRIRGDVSFNQVSVRYGQATVLKDVTLEIPAGTFLGVTGPTGSGKTVLAQLITRSMDATSGVVRIDGQDVRVVPLKVLREAISVVPQEPFLFSDTIANNIGFGVEDQELPIVPAGVSVVGMPLPPHIPQNPDPERVRDAARLAGLLDDVESFPDGFDTMLGERGVTLSGGQRQRTAIARAIVRQPQILILDDSLSAVDTETERRILDGLREISQGRTVILIAHRISTLRHADRIVVLEGGRLTEQGSHDELLALGGHYAELERLQRLASDLDRDDEAVADPEDAADRLEHDLPRASEVTR